The following are from one region of the Quercus robur chromosome 1, dhQueRobu3.1, whole genome shotgun sequence genome:
- the LOC126720361 gene encoding uncharacterized protein LOC126720361, which yields MASVSLFAFFVLSHLALLHSAEEEEGKREHPYCLPFQCGKLGNISFPFTEIPHLFPFCSLMQVKCDETHPMIKLPLADHWSERLYEVINISHTNTTQHIRVKDFWLSEYLKTNKCESLDNFAFPNSPFISFKLTTPSRTLFKCNRALYSTTHRNFKNVTCRDHYDFYYSPSNEASQSSPSGCLYIQLPVNETSHKDELNLIAEFDLELHVYDDCSSCHGKEGKENKNNNKVVIPLGKIHLQSYFLLKLIVSFHAKIISPISAISFVTGSIFSTTIILEDGLVP from the exons ATGGCTTCTGTTTCTCTGTTTgctttttttgttctctcacACCTCGCGCTGCTTCACtcagctgaagaagaagaaggaaagcgAGAACACCCATATTGTCTGCCCTTTCAATGTGGAAAATTAGGTAACATTAGCTTCCCATTCACCGAAATCCCACACCTATTCCCATTTTGCAGTTTAATGCAAGTAAAGTGTGACGAAACACATCCGATGATCAAGTTGCCACTGGCCGACCATTGGAGTGAAAGACTATATGAAGTTATAAACATCTCTCACACTAACACCACACAACACATCCGTGTCAAGGACTTTTGGCTTTCGGAATACTTGAAAACCAATAAATGCGAGAGTTTAGACAATTTTGCTTTTCCCAACTCTCCATTTATCTCTTTTAAACTCACCACACCCAGTCGGACCCTATTCAAATGCAATCGCGCTCTTTATAGTACTACccatagaaattttaaaaacgtGACCTGCAGAGATCACTATGATTTCTACTATAGTCCTTCAAACGAGGCTTCTCAGAGTTCTCCTTCAGGATGTTTATATATTCAGCTGCCAGTAAACGAGACTTCACATAAAGATGAACTGAATTTAATTGCTGAGTTCGACCTTGAATTGCATGTATATGATGATTGTAGCAGTTGTCATGGTAAAGAAGGAAAAG agaataaaaacaacaacaaagtgGTGATACCATTAGGTAAGATACATCTTCAATCATATTTCTTGTTGAAATTGATTGTATCATTTCATGCGAAAATAATTTCTCCTATTTCTGCTATAAGTTTTGTTACTGGGTCCATTTTCTCCACTACTATAATCCTAGAAGATGGCCTTGTGCCTTAA